One genomic window of Pecten maximus chromosome 3, xPecMax1.1, whole genome shotgun sequence includes the following:
- the LOC117323709 gene encoding uncharacterized protein LOC117323709, which translates to MAFLRKCIVFLTKTSKAGRHFMCVNGTGLSLQPRAALTTWSRIGMVTNGRKVSLFQRSTETSDLPKTFTHKSHKTGDDTSLSTPEKLSDSSLNCRLAAENGFLSWTRNGYISCVAGCALLQHVQTEAMVDAVFGVFLISYMNMSCGTAVYLWNLLSMRKRVQMTSVLTLLYITLTLAHFMIYTVAMVVFLNDFRLHKDRWIRS; encoded by the exons ATGGCATTCCTGAGAAAATGTATTGTGTTtctgacaaagacttccaaggctGGAAGACATTTCATGTGTGTAAATGGGACAGGGTTGTCTTTACAACCAAGGGCAGCACTTACGACATGGTCAAGAATAGGGATGGTCACTAATGGGAGGAAGGTCTCATTGTTTCAAAGATCAACAGAAACTTCAGACCTGCCAAAGACATTTACTCACAAGTCGCACAAGACAGGAGATGATACTTCATTATCAACACCTGAAAAATTATCTGATAGTTCTCTg aaCTGTCGTCTAGCTGCTGAAAATG GATTTCTATCGTGGACTAGGAATGGCTACATTTCTTGTGTTGCGGGCTGTGCTCTACTCCAACATGTACAGACTGAAGCCATGGTGGATGCAGTGTTTG gTGTTTTTCTAATATCTTATATGAACATGTCATGTGGAACTGCTGTGTATTTGTGGAACTTGCTGTCCATGCGGAAGCGGGTACAGATGACGTCAGTCCTTACTTTACTTTATATCACTCTCACTCTGGCACACTTTATGATCTATACAGTAGCTATGGTAGTCTTCCTGAATGACTTTCGACTCCACAAAGATAGATGGATTAGATCGTGA